atatatataattgaaataataatttatttgtgaaagttgtaGAATTAGAATTttgttatcaaataattttaaatacattTACCTTGACCCggagtaatattaattatttattttcattataattaatttctaaaatgaATTTCACAATCCCTAATTTTTAatactgcaacaacttaaatccCTATTTTTTCTTATCCCTAATTTCATGGCTCTATTTCAAAATGTTAcatcttttatataattttcaattaactatttttattctATCCCTGCCTTTCTTTTCTCTTATTGTTAGAAGTTTCATCTCTTCATCATTTTTTGGGTTTgagtaaagaaacaaaaaattgaTGTAGCTTTATGATTACTTTTATTTAAGTTGTATGATTATATTTGTATGATTCAGCTTGAAGTTGTTTTAATGGATCCTGCAAAGGAAGGAATAGGGACAAGAGGCTGCACAAATAGATACCATACCCTGGAAAGAATAAAGTAAATACTTTTATCTAAGTTAACCATGGAAAGTTGCAATactattgagttttttttgggtGAATATTTGGTTTATCATGGATATATGGCAAAAGAAAAGCTAGCAAATCCTGCTATTAAAGAACGTGAGATGGCATATCAGCGGTTCTGTGTGGACGAGATTAAAGTgatattctaataaatataagtACTTAGCTTATTatcattataaatttttataatttcctaGATACATTTTACACAGTTTATGACTTTAtgcaaatataaattaacatcaTCTCTTGAAACCTAGGAATAGTGGAAGAAAATTTAAGTGGTGTTGGTACATTTTATCccaaaaatgtaattttagtaGGTGTTAAActtaatatcatataaaattaagGATTTTTCCTCGTACGTAGTACGGGGCCAGAACACTAGTTAATACTTTAAAACGtaatatcattttatattaccttaaaataatactccctccgtttttttatataattcgttttagaagaatttttatgttccaaattatatgacgttttcggttttctatgtaaaatttattaacacttaatgttatatgaccaatgataatatactttctattttattattggttgatttgtggttaggtaaataattaatgatgtttttgtttagaaaatataaaaaattaatgatttcttaatctatgtgcacaattctaaaacgacttatattaaaaaacgaaGGGAGTATGTAATTCACAAAGTTAtattatcaaagaaaaaaagggtttaattaTCTTTAATGCGCTTATGTCATACTCTCTCTGTATTACTTTAAGTGATGTTTAAGGTTTttgcacaaatattaaaaaaatacaaaatcttATGTAATTTATCTTGATcatatataataacattaaatacaactaattcaaccaataaaaaaaatttagtattttgTAATTGACAAGTTTcaaatgacattaaattttatctagAATTATGAAAACATcttttattatgaaaaaaaataaaaattgttaaatGTCACTTAGTATTGGTTTATGTTAATTAGcacttagaagaagaagaaaaatagagTTCAAGGTTCTGTCCCACAGAGGAAAAAGACTTCCCGTCTTTTAGAGGAGACTTCGAAAGTCAAGCCTCAGATTAAACTAAATGGTGGAAGTCCCACGATCAAAATACACTGATTCTTTTGGGGCACCAAAGCTTCTGGTCCAAAACCTCAAGACCCTTTCTACGATAAAAGCGCGTGGGCTCCATTCACTTTGATCAAGacctctctctttctcagtCAACATCACAAACGTCTAAAAGtatggacattaagaagaaacTACTAACACATTAGAAAATTGCACACATGactttcaaaatttaatatgttaaatCCTGCCTCCACATCTTCCTCTTGACTTGGTCTGCTCCAATAAAACATAGCCCCATGGCCCTCATCAGacaaagaatctctctcatCACATAAGGTCTTagtgttatatataaataagcatTGCACCATTAGTGATATCATCACCAACAACCTTTTCACTTACAAAGCTTTTAAAGCAACAAAAACTTCGGTAAGCGTCTTTAGAGACAGTGAGAGCTATGTCAAAAGAGATTGAGCTTCCAGGTTTCAGATTCCACCCGACCGAGGAGGAGCTTACTGATTACTACCTCAAGAACATGGTTTGCGGGAAATTCTCCAAAGTCGAAGTCATTGGTTTCCTCAACATCTATCGCCATGATCCATGGGACTTACCACGTATGTACcagtatacttttttttttttttttttttttttgtaccagTATACTTACTTTCTTCATTcatataaaaatcttatttattaataaaaatctgAATTGTGATCACAGGTTTATCGAAAATCGGTGAGAGGGAATGGTATTTCTTTGTTCCAAGGGAAAGGAAGCATGGGAACGGAGGGAGACCAAGCAGGACAACTGAGAAAGGATATTGGAAAGCAACTGGTTCCGACCGTAAGATCATAAGCTTGTCTGAGCCAAAACGTGTGATTGGGCTCAAGAAGACCCTTGTGTTCTACAGAGGTAGAGCACCAGGTGGAAGCAAGACTGATTGGGTCATGAACGAGTACCGTATGCCTGACAATTGCACCTTACCAAAGGTaccttaaaaaaaaacgaaagctCTGTTATCAAGAAACAACTCTTTTtctcatcttgtgttcttgtttggTCGCAGGACGTTGTGCTGTGTAAGATATACAGAAAAGCCACTTCCCTTAAAGTGTTGGAGCAAAGAGCAGAGATGGAATCTAAGATGACTCAGACATGCCCAAACTCTCCTCTCTCGTCTTCCGAGACCATTTCTTACGTtggaaaagaagaaaacttGATGAAGACTTCGTTCCCTTTTCCTCAAGCATCAGCCATGCAAGAAGCAAACAACAACTTCATGCTTCAAGGACATGAAGAGAAGCAAAGAGAAACAGAGATGAAGGAGTCTTCTTCATCGCTGAAGCTACCATGTGGAGTCTTGCCATTACCAGAGCTGCAATTACCTAAACAAGGATTAGAATGGGGACAAGACCAGTTCTTGAGTATAAGCCCATGGCTCCAGAATCTTACCCCAATTGTTAACCTACTAAATTTTTaggatatgtaaaaaaaaaaaaaaaatctcccaaCAGAACTAACTATTCTTCAGTGATACCTACCCTCCTTCAcctgagcaaaaaaaaaaaaaaaaagaccttgTAAGATGCTTGGCTTCAGCTTAAgaattatcaataaaatttgtatttactCAGCAGATCTATGTATCTTTTGTAAGTTTGTAACATAAGAAAATCTGatgtaataaatattcaaactttgAATCATGGACTTCTCATGGATGAGATAATTTCTTTCGAACATACCAAGATATTCCATGAAGTTTCCGAGAAGAAAACTAAGGGTAAAACTCATTGAGTCTTTACATATGTCGAATCAATCGTTGTTGCTCTTGTCCTGATCTGCAACAGATCTTGCTTTGTGGGCTTTCACACTGACAAGTGTGGGTCAGCCCATTGAACGCAAgga
This genomic stretch from Brassica napus cultivar Da-Ae chromosome C9, Da-Ae, whole genome shotgun sequence harbors:
- the LOC106347054 gene encoding NAC domain-containing protein 6 — its product is MSKEIELPGFRFHPTEEELTDYYLKNMVCGKFSKVEVIGFLNIYRHDPWDLPRLSKIGEREWYFFVPRERKHGNGGRPSRTTEKGYWKATGSDRKIISLSEPKRVIGLKKTLVFYRGRAPGGSKTDWVMNEYRMPDNCTLPKDVVLCKIYRKATSLKVLEQRAEMESKMTQTCPNSPLSSSETISYVGKEENLMKTSFPFPQASAMQEANNNFMLQGHEEKQRETEMKESSSSLKLPCGVLPLPELQLPKQGLEWGQDQFLSISPWLQNLTPIVNLLNF